Below is a window of Haloglycomyces albus DSM 45210 DNA.
AGGTGGCGAGGATGCGTTCGGCGGTGAGGTAGTCCCCGGGGTTCATGCGCATGTCCAGGGGCGCGTGTGCCGAGTACGCGAATCCGCGTTCGCGTTCGTCGATCTGCATGGAGGAGATTCCGAGGTCGAACAGCACGGCGTGTACCGAGGTGTGGCCGAGTTCGCGAACGACGGCGTCGATCTGATCGTATACGGACTGGACGGGGATGAACCGGTCACCGAATGCGGCAAGGCGTTCCCGGGCGATGGACAGGGCGTTGGGGTCGCGGTCCAGTCCGATGACGGTGAGTTCGGGGTGGGCGGTCAACATCGCCTCGGCGTGACCGCCGGCGCCCAGGGTGGCGTCGACGGCAATGGCCTCCGGCGTGCTGAGTGCCGGATGTAGGTAGGCGAGAATTTCTTCCAGCATGACCGGATCGTGGGGAGTGTTCATCGGCTGTGCTCCTGTGGCTGTGTTGGATCGGGGGCGTCGTCGGCCGTGCCGGAGTCGTCCGCACCGTGGCTGAACAGCTTCTCGCTGGAGTCGAGGTATTCGTCCCAGGATCTCGCGTTCCAGATTTCGATGCGATTGGCGGCACCGTTGACAACGACATCGCGCTCAATTCCAGCGTAAGCACGCAATCGGGCAGGTAGGGTCACGCGCCCTTGTCCGTCAGGAGTTTCGTCATGCGCTGAAGCGAAGAACACACGATTGTAGGCTCGGGTGGCGGCGTCGGCCGTGAGGCTCTGGTTGAGTTCGGCGGCCAGCCCGGTGAAGGTGTCGAGGGTGAAGACGTAGAGGCAGTGTTCCTGTCCCTTGGTGATGACCAGGCCGTCGGCGAGCGCGGGACGGAATTTGGCGGGGAAGGCGAGACGACCCTTGTCGTCGACCCGTGGGGTATGGGTCCCGAGAAACATTCGTCTCACCTCCTGTCCGTCGCTTACGCTCCATTTTGTGCCCTTCGAGCCCCACTTTACTCCACAATTCCCCACCCGAGGGTCCGATTTTGCCTCAAATTCGGGGACGCAGGGTAGTTTTACCTGTTCATATTCGGTGGAGTGAAGTGGAATGCATTGCTTTCCGGTGGCGCAGGTGCGGATGAGTTCGATCGATATGCCACACTTGCCATGGCGTGTTGAAGCGGAGGCCAAGGCTGGTCAACACGGATATACGCCCGGTAGTCTCGAACCTTATCGAGTGGTGAACGGGGCCCTGACGGGGTTTCCGGAACTGTGACGAGCGGAAAGGTCTGGTGCCAGCGTTGAGCGGGAAGCTAACGCCGCGTGCGAAATTCGCAACGGTTCTGTTGCGAGGTGCGGCGGCACTGTCGCGTGCTACGGGTCGCGGAGACGGCTCGGTCATCGGCGGTCGGGTTGGATTGGTCGTCGAGCCGGAGCTATTGAACCTCCTGGCCGAAGGTCGCGGCGTGGCCTTGGTGTCGGGGACCAATGGAAAGACCACCACGACCCGGTTCACCACCGCCGCGATGGAGGCGGCGGGTAAGGTCGCGACCAACTCCTTCGGTGCCAACATGCCGACCGGACATACCACCGCTTTGGCCAAAACCCCGGATGCTCAGCTGGCCGCTTTGGAAGTCGACGAGCACTATCTGGGTCAGTTGCTGGGGGCGACCCAGCCGAAGGTCGTGGGATTGCTGAATCTCAGTCGCGACCAATTGGACCGTGCCATGGAAGTGACCTCGCTGGCGGCGAAGTGGCGCGAGATCGTGGAAAAGGACATCCACGACAGCATCGTGGTCGCCAACGCCGACGATCCCCTGATCGTGTGGGCCGCCCAACCGGCGACACATATCGTATGGGTCTCCGGGGGGCAGAATTGGACCGCCGATTCCTCGATCTGCCCCGTTTGCGGAAAGCATCTGGACCGATTCGGCGAGTTCTGGCGCTGCACGCACTGTGGATTCACCCGGCCTAACCCGGTGTGGACGGTCGCCGACGAAGGATCGGCCGTCATCGCGCCCGACGGCAGTCGCGTGGAACTCGATCTGCAACTTCCGGGGCGCATTAACCGCGCCAATGCGGCGATGGCTTTGGCGATGGCCGCGCAGTTCGGGGTGTCTCCGCATCAGGCGGCCCCCAATCTCTCCACCGTGCAATCGGTGGCCGGACGGTACGCCACAGTGGAACGCGATGGTCGCCGTCTACGGCTACTGCTGGCCAAGAACCCCGCGGGTTGGCTGGAGAACTTCGACATGATACGGCCCGACCTACCGGTCATCTTGGCGCTCAACGCTCGGGAGGTCGACGGTTTCGACACCTCGTGGATCTACGACGTCGATTTCAACTCTCTGCGCGGTCGTTCTGTTCTGGTCACCGGTGACCGGCGCACCGACCTGGCGGTTCGTCTCGAGATGGACGATGTCGACTTCACCGTCGTCGACGACGTCTCCGCGGCCATCGGCCACGCCTCCGCCGGTGACGTCGAAGTCATCGCCAATTACACCGCGTTCCAAGACATTAGGAAAGAGTTCAACCGTGTCAACTAGTTACCTTCGCGTGGTATGGCTGTATCCGGACCTACTGTCCACTTACGGAGACCGGGGCAATCTTCTCGCCATCGCCCATCGCGCTCGGAAGCGCGGTATCGAAGTGGAGCCGATCTCGGTTCGATCGGATCAACGCGTTCCCGATCAGGCCGATATCTATCTCATCGGCGGCGGTGAGGACGGTCCGCAATCGGTGGCCGGTGACCGACTGATCCAAGACGGCACCTTGGCCCGCGCCGCCGACCGCGGTTCCCCGGTGCTGGCCGTCTGTGCGGGATATCAGCTGATGGGAGAGAGCTATTACGCCTCCGGGGAACGCCACCCAGGGCTCGGCGTTCTCGATTTGAAGTCCGATCGCGGTCAGACCCGTGCGGTGGGAGAGGTCGCGGGAGACAGCGATCCGAACCTGGGCATCGGACGTGTCACCGGTTTCGAAAACCACGGCGGACGTACCCACCTTGGCGAGGCGGTCCAGCCCCTCGCCCGAGTGTCCAACGGGATCGGCAACGAAGGCGGCACCGAAGGAGCATGGGCGGGACACGTGATCGGGACCTATATGCACGGTCCCGCGCTGGCCCGCAACCCGCAGCTGGCCGATCTGTTGATTCGCTGGGCGGTCGGTGCGGCACAACTGAATCCCTTGGACGACACCTGGCCGGAACGTTTGCGCAGCGAACGGTTCCACGCCCTCATGGAGGCCTAACCCGACAGCGGTCCGGCGAATCGGGAACGGTTTTGACTTTTAGCCGGTAACGCCCACATTTCAGTCCTTACGATGGACGCTGTGACTACCGACTCCGAAACCAAGGTCCCCGGCACCCTTTTGAGCCGACGCGACCTGATCACCCTTTTCGGTGCCCTCATGCTCACCATGTTCATGGCGGCGCTGGACCAAAGCATCGTCAGTACCGCCCTGCCGGTCATCGTCAGCGACCTGCAGGGCATGACCGAATACACCTGGGTGATCACCGCCTACCTGGTCGCACTCACCGCCACCACTCCCCTGTACGGAAAATTTTCCGACCAATTCGGACGCCGCCGGGTCATCGTCACCGCCATCGTCATCTTCCTCGTCGCCTCCGCTCTGGCCGGGATCGCACAGAACATGTGGCAACTGGTGATATTCCGGGGCCTCCAGGGAGTCGGCGCGGGTGGACTCATGACGCTGTCGTTCACCGTGGTCTCGGATGTGGTCTCACCGCGCGCTCGCGGTAAGTATCAAGGCTATTTCGGAGGAGTCTTCGCACTGTCGTCAGTGCTGGGGCCCGTCCTAGGGGGATTCTTCGCCGACTTCGACTGGCGCTGGATTTTCTATATCAACATCCCCGTGGGCATCATCGCCGTCATCGCGGTCAACACCGTCCTCGCCCGGCACCCCGCACCGCGACAATCCCACCGCATCGATATTCTCGGAGCGAGTCTGCTGGTACCTGCGGTGGTATGCCTTATGTTGGCGTTGACCTGGGGCGGTAACGACTACGCGTGGTCGGATCCGGTCATCATCGGTCTGTTCAGCACCGCGGCCGTATTGGCCGTTGCCTTCGCCGTCGCCGAAACCCGCGCCGCAGAGCCGATTCTTCCACTTCGGATGTTCCGCCGGCCGACCTTCTCCTTGGCCGCCGGCATCGCGTTCATATTCGGAATCGCCATGTTCGCCGGACTGGTCTACATTCCCCTGTTCCTGCAATCGGTTCGGGGCTATTCTCCGACCCAGTCCGGACTCATGCTCCTACCGATGGCGGCTTCGGTCGTATCGGCTTCCATCCTCGTTGGGCAGTTGACCACCAAGACAGGGCGATACAAACCTTTCCTCGTCATCGGTGCCACCACCTCCACCGTCGGCCTGGCTCTGTTCAGCACCCTGCACGTTCACATCGAACTCTGGGTCGGAGCAATATACCTGGTCGTCATGGGAATCGGCATGGGAATGTTCATGCAGCCCCTCGTACTGGCCATGCAGAACATCGTCGCTCAAGAGGACCTCGGTGCCGGAACGGCGACCAACAACTTCGCCCGTTCCCTGGGAGGTGCGGTCGGCACCACGGCACTCGGCGCGGTCATGACCTCGTCGCTGAATTCCGGAATGGACGAACGTATGGACGACGCCGTGGCCCAACTGACCCCACAGCAAGCTCAGAACCTACAGGAAAGCGATTTCGACAGCTCGACATTGGAATCGCCGAACGTCATTCAACATCTGCCGGGGCCGGTCAAGGAAGCCGTACAGTATTCGTTCACCAATGCTATGGACACGGTGTTTCTCGTCGCCGCCGCCATCGCGGCCGTATCGATCGTTCTGACGTTCTTCCTGCCCGATTTGACCTTGCGGGAGGACGTCCACACTCCCGAGTCGCGCGACACCAATGCTCAGGCCGCCGACGCAAACGCCACCAAACACATCGGCTGACGTGTCGCAGCGTGGGGTACGCCTAAGCAGCGCACCCCAGCCGGTATTACTCGTTCCAGCCTATCGAGTAACCACCCGAACCGCTGTAGCTGTAGGCAACCCAACGGTAGTATCCAGCGCTACCGGAGTAGTCCACTGTTTCCTCCGAGTCCGCGGAGGTGGAGCTCGCCACCGTTTGCCAGCTGCTTCCGGTCCAGCTCTGCAGGTAGAGATCGAAGTCGGTTCCGCTCTCACCCGACAGGCAACCGGAGTGGCTGCCGGACGACGAGTAGAAGTATCCCGGGCTGCCGGGGTGGGAGTTCTGTCCACCCGAGCTCAGGGTTCCCGACTCCGAAGAGTCGTAGTCGGTGCAGTTCCCGGGATCGCCCGGGTCACCCGGGTCGTCGCCGTCCACGTACTGGTCGATCCAGCCTCGGTAGTCGGCCACGCTCGTGTAAATCACGTTCGTACGTCCGCAGGTGGAGTCATAGCCGCCGGCACGCGAGGTGTCACCGACCAGAGTCCACGATCCACCGGAGTTGACCAAGGCCGGTCCACCGGAATCGCCGTAACAGGCGGTGTCCTGCGTGGTTCCGTTGATGCACAGGTCTCCGCTGATCGCGGTCTGACAGTTCGAGTTGCTGATAACGCTCGTGTCGAGCTGCTTCAGATACTGCGAACCACTGTCGCAACCACGCTCGGGGCAGGTCTGTCCCCAACCCAGCAGGCGCACGTCACTGCCTACCGACGGACGTGAGTCGGTCATGGTGACCGGCTCGTAGTCGACCGCGTAACTGAGTTCCAGCAAAGCGATGTCGTAACCGCTGCCGTTACCATAACTCGGGTGGTTGATATACCGTTCCACCGGTACCACTTCACCACCGCTGGAACGGTCATGCGAACCGAGACGCACCGACAGCCCACTGGAGGTACAGTGTGCCGCCGTAACCAGCCACCGGTCCGACACCAATGAAGCACCACAGTAGTGCTGCCCATTGTTCTGAATCGAGGCCATGAACGGATAGTCCTCTGTAGCCGGACCGCCACCGACGATATTGGCGCTGACGTCGTCGTTCGCCTGCGCGGGCGCGGTCAGGCCCAATCCAAGCGCGATGGAACCGGCAATGACCAGCAACCCACGCCTGAATCGGGACCATGTTCGGGGAGAGAATGACATCATCGACATTCACATCTTCCTGTCCTTTGTTGTGTCACACGGGCCTCGCAAATCGAAGACTGATACGTCCACATTCGCGATAGCGTGCATGTCACTGACAGATTCTATAGTGCGATGTCGATATTTACCATTGAATGAATATAAATAGTACATATTGCTAGATACTGTGGCGGGAACCGTGGAGCGACACGGCACCTTGTTCGCCCCCTGGATGAAGCCAAGGGAAAACCCTAGTGAATACCCGTCTCCATCAAGGGTGATCAAGCGGGTCCAGCGCTCTAAGGATCTACAATGGTCATCGTCAGGGAGTAAACCCGCTTGTACAAATCGTTCACCAGCGCCCGTCTCGGCTCTCCGATATCACCAAAATGTATCACCGTTTCCGGCAGCGTCAGGCGAGGATCGTCCACAATCCCATCGACGACTCCCCCGGTCACTACCAGATCAAGCGCCTCGGCTCCCAGAATGCGCACCGCTGCCTCGGTCGCCTTCTTCCGAGCCGCCTTCTCCTGCTCGGCACGACGACGTGCAAACCGTTGCTGGGACTGGCCACCGGCTTTGGTTCGGCCCTGTACATACGACGTGTCGGTCTTGGAAGCAATGAACCGACCGTCCTGATCGACCACCGCGACACTATAGGCCCCTTTGCGAGCCAGTAGAAAACCAATCCGACGCGGTAGGCGCGTTTCAACGGCCACCCGATCAGCAACGTCACGAGCGCCGTACCCGTCCGACGCCCATCTCTCCATAGCGGACGGATCGAGATTCCATTGCATGGTGACCCGCGTACCGTTCTCGGCCAGCAACTCGCCACCGGCATCGGTCAACGACGTACGCACGATACCGCCGTTACGCCGTTCAAAACGCTCGATCCAACCCTCCAGACGAGCCGGTTCGACTTCAACGGCACGTCCTCCCCCGGCCACGGGGCGCGCTTTGCCCATCGTCGAGCACACCTCCTCAAAGCCGCAGTCGATACGCAAAAAATTAAGCGCCTGAGCAAACTCCCAGGCACTTGTTGAGATCGTACGCAGCGCCCTACCTGATCGCCGGAACCAGGCATTACACGCGAAAACCAATAAGCACATTAATAGGAGCGACGGTAATGTGAGCTGTAGCCCCAAGAAACCTCGACCACTACACCAACTCGTGACATAACCGGCGAACTTCAAACGAAACGCAGAAGCGGTAGAGCTGCCTGTGTCCCTAAAGAGCGCCGACATCACACTTTCCCCGAGGACGAGCCAACCGGCGAGCCGCAAGTGCGAAGCACGACGCGGCGATAGAGCCGCCTGTGTTTTCCAAAAGAGCTCTACCACCACACCCTCCCCACGGATAAACCAACTGGCGAGCCGCTAGCACTGAAAGTGCGACGCGGCGGTAGAGCTGGAAAGGAGCTCAGGTTGTTCCAGGTGCTTCAGATTTGCGCGCGGAGGACTCGCAGCGGCCTCATGGCCGCAAGAGGCCCCCACAGCGCAAATATGGAGTGCCTGGGGCAAGCTGAGCGGTCACCCTACCAACCAAAAGCTGAGCGGTCACCTCACCAATCAGACGTTGAAGCCGAGAGCTCTTAGCTGGTCCCGACCGTCGTCGGTGATCTTGTCCGGGCCCCACGGCGGGATCCATACCCAGTTGATGCGTACATCGTCGACCAGACCGCCGCCCGCGCCGGTCGTCAGGGCCGAGCGGGTTTGGTCTTCGATGACGTCGGTCAGCGGGCAGGCCGCCGACGTCAGGGTCATGTCCAGAGTGGCGATCCGCTCATCGTCCACGTGCACCCCGTACACCAGGCCCAGGTCGACGACGTTGATACCCAGTTCAGGGTCGACGACGTCCTTCATGGCCTCCAGGAGAGCCTCGGTCTCCTGGTCGGTGGCGGTGCTTTCGCCGGTTTCGGTGGCCGCGGCGTCGGCTTGCGTTTCAGTCATTACTGCACTCCTCCATGCGGATTGGCAGCGGATTCGCTATTGTCGTTGTCGGTCGCTTGAGCTTTGATCAAGGCGTCTTTGAAGGCCATCCAACCCAAGAGAGCGCACTTCACACGCATAGGGTATTTCGAAACTCCGGCGAAGGCAACCCCGTCTTCCAGCGTCTCTTCGTTGGCTTCACCTTGGCCCTTCGAGCTCATGAGGGTATTGAACTCGTCCAGACGTTCCTGAGCGGTGGCAATGTCCACCCCGTCCAGAAGCTCGTACATGACCGACGCGGAGGCCTTGGAGATCGAACAACCGACGTTGTCATAGGACACGTCGGCGACCTTGTCCCCCTCCAAGTGCACTCGTAGGGTGATTTCGTCCCCACAAGTGGGGTTCACCTGGTGCGATTCCCCTTCGTAGGGGTCGCGCAAACCCACCCCGCGCGGGTTCTTGTAGTGATCGAGGATCACTTCCTGATAAAGCTCGTCGAGGTTCATCTGGTCTTCCTATGCTCGCTGCTCGAATTCACCGGTCTAGGCGAAAACGTCACGTACTTTGTCCAACGCCGACGCCAAACGGTCTATTTCCGACTTGGTGGTGTAGATATAGGCCGAGGCGCGGGTCGTGGCATTCACTCCAAAGCGAATGCACGTGGGCTTCGCGCAGTGGTGTCCGACGCGGACGGCGACGCCGTGCGCGTCGAGCACCTGGCCGACGTCGTGAGGGTGCACCCCGTCCAAATCGAACGACACCGTCGCTCCGCGCCCGATCGGCACTTTGGGGCCGATAACGGTCAAGCCGTCCACCTGGTCGAGCGAATCGAGCATGTAGGCGGCCAGTTCCTTCTCGTGGGAACGCACATTGTCCATTCCGATCTTGTCGAGATAGTCGATCGCTACGTGCCATCCGACCGCTTCGGTGATGGGAGGCGTTCCGCCTTCGAACTTGGCCGGTGGCGGGGCGAAGGTCGTACGTTCCATCGTCACCGTGGACACCATGGATCCACCGCTGATGAACGGCGGCATGGCCTCCAGCAGCTCGGTCTTGCCCCAGATCGCTCCGATTCCGGTCGGACCCAGCATTTTATGCCCGGTGAAGATGTAGAAATCCACCCCGAGTTCCGTCACGTTCACCGGGATATGGGGAGCCGCTTGAGAGCCGTCCATGGCGACCAGGGCACCCACCTCGCGAGCACGTTTGACGATCGCCTCGGTCGGGTTGACCGTTCCCAGCAGGTTGGAGACGTGCACGAACGACACGATCTTGCACCGGTCGGTGATGACCTCGTCGAGGTTTTCCAGTTCGATCCGTCCGTGATCGGTGATCTCCAGCCATTTCAGGGTGGCTCCGGTTCGCTCGGCCAACTGTTGCCAGGGAACGAGGTTGGAGTGGTGCTCCATTTCGGTGATGACGATCTCGTCGCCGGGACCGAGCTGAAATCGGGCGTCGGCCCCTCGCTCGGCCGAGGCGTTTTGGAAGGCATAGGCCAGCAGATTGATGCCTTCGGTGGAGTTTTTGACGAATACGATTTCTTCAGCCGCCGGTGCCCCGATGAAGTCGGCTATGCGTGCGCGTGCCCCTTCGTAGGCCTCGGTGGCTTCCGCCCCCAAGGTGTGGACCGACCGCGAAATGTTCGCATTGGACTGCTGAGTGAATTCGCGCATCGCCTCGGTGACCTGAATCGGGCGCTGCGAAGTCGCCGCTGAGTCCAAGTAGGCGAGCGACTGTCCGTTGACGTCCCGGTTCAAGATGGGGAAGTCGGCGCGGATGGCGTCCACGTCGAAGGTGGGTGCTGTATTCACGGCATTCCTTCTTCACTGTTGCGAGGGGCGTGGATATAAGGCGCTTGGCCGACCCGTGTTCCGTTGTGTCGATCCGGTCGTCTCGTCGGTGTCGACGACGCCGTCCCCGGGCCGGTCATGAGGGTTTCAATTGTAGAGGGGCTGTGAAGAGCCGGAGCGGCGCCGCGCGTACGCCGCCGCTCACCGCCACAACGTCGCTGTGGCGGGTGCGTCCGGTCCGTGTCGTCCGGACGGCACCCGACGGCGCGTTGCTACGCGGCTGCTTCCTCGTAGGCCTCGTAGCCCTCTTCTTCCAGTTTATCGGCAAGTTCCGGTCCGCCTTCCTCGGCGATCCTTCCCTTGACGAAGACGTGTACGTAGTCGGGCTTCACGTACCGCAGGATGCGCGTGTAGTGAGTGATCAGCAGCATGCCGGTGTTGTTGTTCTCCTTGGCTTCGTTGACGCCTTTGGAGACCACACGCAGGGCGTCCACGTCGAGACCCGAGTCGGTTTCGTCGAGGATGGCCATCTTGGGTTTCAGCAGGTCCATCTGAACGATTTCGTGACGCTTCTTCTCGCCACCGGAGAAGCCTTCATTGACGTTGCGGTTGATGAAGGCGGGGTCCATTTTCAGCTCGTCCATGGCCGTGTTGAGCTCCTTCATCCAGGTGCGGATCTTGGGAGCTTCACCGTCGATGGAGGTCTTGGCCGTGCGCAGGAAGTTCGAGACCGATACACCGGGAACTTCGACGGGGTACTGCATGGCGAGGAAGAGTCCGGCGCGAGCGCGTTCGTCGACTTCCATCGCGAGGACGTCTTCGCCGTCCAGCGTCACCGAGCCCGAGGTGATTTCGTATTTCGGGTGTCCGGCCAGCGAGTACGCCAGGGTCGACTTACCCGAACCGTTCGGTCCCATGATCGCGTGGGTCTCGCCGGATTTGATGGTGAGGTTGACACCGTGCAGGATGGGCTCGGCACCGTTGTCGGTGTTGACCGAGACGTGCAGGTCGCGAATTTCCAGTGTGCTCATGTGTTTTGGTTTCCTTTGATTCTCAAGTCTGTGTTGTTATTCCGCACCGTCGTTCGGTGTCAGGTCGAGGTAGACTTCGCCGTCCCGCACTTCCACCGGGTACGTGGCCACCGGAATGGTGGCCGGCGGTACCGTCGGCTTTCCCGTACGCAGGTCGAAGGTCGACCCGTGCAGCCAGCATTCGAGAGTGCAGTCCTCGACGTCGCCTTCGGAAAGAGCGATTTTGGCGTGACTGCATTCGTCTTCCAGCGCGAATACCTCGTTGCCTTTACGCACGAACGCGATCGCGAGGTCATCGATCTCCGCCCGGATGGCTTCGCCGTCCGGCAGGTCGCTGAGCGGACAGATGTGGATGAAGTCGTCGCGGGTCATCGAGTCTCCTGCGCTTCATCGAGCCGGGCCATCACCGCCGAGATGAGGTGCTCCCGCAGTTCTTCGTTGGGCACCTTCACCAGGATTTCGTTGAAGAATCCCTGTACGACGAGACGGCGGGCCTCGTCCTCCGGAATACCGCGTGAACGCAGGTAGAAGAGGTGTTCCTCATCGAACCGTCCGGTCGCGGAGGCGTGTCCGGCCGATACGATCTCACCGGTTTCGATCTCCAGGTTCGGTACCGAGTCGGCTCGGGCTCCGTCGGTGAGGATCAGGTTTCGGTTGATCTCGTAGGTGTCGGTTCCGGTCGCTTCGGCTTCGATCAGGACGTCACCGACCCATACGGTGTGCGCTTCCTGTCCCTGCAGGGCACCGCGGTAGTTGACGTTCGACCGGCAGTCGGCCACGGCGTGGTCGACGAGCTGACGGTGTTCCAGGTGTTGACCGCCGTCGGCGAAGTAGAGACCGTAGGCGTCCACGTCGGCTCCGCGCCCGGCGTAATCGACCGTGAGGAAGTGCCGTACCAGGTCACCGCCGAGCGTGACGGCCAGATGGTTGAGCTTGGCACCGTCACCAAGGCGTGCCTTTTGGTGCTGCAGGTGAACGGAGTCGCGGTCCCATTCGACGATCGAGGTGAGGCTGAGCTCGGCATGGTTGCCGACGTTGATCTCGATGTTGTCCGACAGTGTGACGCTGCCGGTGTGACGCATGATGACCGTCGCGGACGCTTCTTCCGCCACGTCGAGGTACATGTGCGCGTAGTTCGCGCCGTCGTTTCCCTGTCCGGTCACATCGAGTACCACGGTCTCGTCCACGGTGCCTTCGATGCTCACCAGGAGGGCGTCGCTGGATTTCTCCCAGGCGAGCGCGCTGGTGCGTTCGAAGGGCGTCAGGATTCCGCCGAGACGCGGGTCGTCCTTGGCGATGGTTTCGACTTTGACTCCGGTCGGCAGGTTTTCGGCCTGACGGTCGAGAGTCGTGGCCGTTGGCGTGTCGGCTTGGTCCAGGCCGGCGAGTCGTTTGACCGGGGTAAAACGCCAGTCTTCTTCCCGTCCGGTGAGTTCTGGGAAATCGGCGGCCCGGAAGGAACGCAGGGCCTGTGACTTGGTTTTCGGCGGCTTCTCCGAGCCCGCACCATGACTGTGCGGCCGTGAAGCTAGCTCAATGCTCATGTTTGGTGTCTGTCTTTCCGTTACGTCTCGTTGTTTTGCCCGGCTTACCAGGTGAAGGATCCTGCTGCCGCGTCGGTTCGCCCGGGGCGACCGGTTCGGGCGAACCGGGCACCGGCGCGGGTACCTCGCAGCAGGACACCCGGTACCGTTAGCCGACCGCGCCTTCCATCTGCAGCTCGATCAAGCGGTTGAGCTCCAGGGCGTACTCCATGGGCAGTTCCTTGGCGATCGGCTCGATGAAGCCGCGCACGATCATGGCCATGGCCTCGTCTTCGGTGAGACCGCGACTCATGAGGTAGAACAGCTGGTCCTCTCCGACCTTGGAGACGGTGGCCTCGTGCCCCATGTCGACATCGTCCTCGCGAATGTCCACGTAGGGGTATGTGTCGGAACGGGAGACCGTGTCCACCAGCAACGCATCACATTTGACCGTCGAAGCGGACTTGCTGGCACCTTCGTTGACCTGCAC
It encodes the following:
- the sufC gene encoding Fe-S cluster assembly ATPase SufC; amino-acid sequence: MSTLEIRDLHVSVNTDNGAEPILHGVNLTIKSGETHAIMGPNGSGKSTLAYSLAGHPKYEITSGSVTLDGEDVLAMEVDERARAGLFLAMQYPVEVPGVSVSNFLRTAKTSIDGEAPKIRTWMKELNTAMDELKMDPAFINRNVNEGFSGGEKKRHEIVQMDLLKPKMAILDETDSGLDVDALRVVSKGVNEAKENNNTGMLLITHYTRILRYVKPDYVHVFVKGRIAEEGGPELADKLEEEGYEAYEEAAA
- a CDS encoding bifunctional 3-phenylpropionate/cinnamic acid dioxygenase ferredoxin subunit, producing MTRDDFIHICPLSDLPDGEAIRAEIDDLAIAFVRKGNEVFALEDECSHAKIALSEGDVEDCTLECWLHGSTFDLRTGKPTVPPATIPVATYPVEVRDGEVYLDLTPNDGAE
- the sufD gene encoding Fe-S cluster assembly protein SufD gives rise to the protein MSIELASRPHSHGAGSEKPPKTKSQALRSFRAADFPELTGREEDWRFTPVKRLAGLDQADTPTATTLDRQAENLPTGVKVETIAKDDPRLGGILTPFERTSALAWEKSSDALLVSIEGTVDETVVLDVTGQGNDGANYAHMYLDVAEEASATVIMRHTGSVTLSDNIEINVGNHAELSLTSIVEWDRDSVHLQHQKARLGDGAKLNHLAVTLGGDLVRHFLTVDYAGRGADVDAYGLYFADGGQHLEHRQLVDHAVADCRSNVNYRGALQGQEAHTVWVGDVLIEAEATGTDTYEINRNLILTDGARADSVPNLEIETGEIVSAGHASATGRFDEEHLFYLRSRGIPEDEARRLVVQGFFNEILVKVPNEELREHLISAVMARLDEAQETR